agagttttgaaaatttatgctcTTTTGTATTCTCAATGCAAGGCAACTTTTGATATTTCCGTTAATATCGTAAATTCTTCTGTTCAAGAAGAATTTATATCATTTCGTGAAACATGATCCAGACAGATCGTCTAAAAACATATCTCTGTACTGAAAAGGGGCCCTTCTTTAGTGGGCATTCAGCAAGACACAAAAGAATTGTGGAATTCTGTTATATTCTCCCTTCACACATTATTTACCACCTAAGGTAAAATATCAGTTGGTAATACTCAACTACAACTGTATTGGTCAGTAACATCTGTGTATTTTCTACTACCTGTAGGGAAGGGAAAAGATGAACAAATCTATTTTAGCCTTCCATTTGTAAACAAATCCCCATATGCAGTTCAACTGTGATTTAAACTGCCTTCAGGAGTCGGAGAAGTTTTTTCACAAACTTCTCTGGctcctaaaaattatttgaagtttgattgaaattatttttgaggtTTTTGCCTTTCCTTTTTGTAATTCTTATATAATGATGtggaattttagtttattaaccATTATATCACTTTATTTGTGAAAGCTTGTCTTTTTATGAAAGCAGCTAATgtgatgtaaattttattattgtagaaGCATTGTAGCAATTGGTGGAGAAGACTTTGCTATTATTGCCTCTGATACAAGATTGTCAACTGGATACAGCATTTACTCACGAAATCaaccaaaattattcaaattgtaagtttttttacttcatttttctttatctaaatttaaggagttttgaaaatttttgatttagaaatcaaaattcttCTACTACATAGTTTAGAATAATATCTGGGAAAACTTTTATTAGTTaatgaaagtataaatttattattattttagtttattgatTGTTAGCCTCCTTAGTGTTTGTCAGGAATATTGTGATTTATGGATTTCATTTAAGTATTTGATATATTAAGTATTCAACTAAATTCCTAATATTCATCGTTTttgtagcaaaatattttgaaatatcaaattataatagatatttaaaccatgctaatttaataaacttatgcATATTCATAGGTTACATGATATAACATTTGTATAATTGCCTGCATTATCTAACATCTAATTGTTTGATGTCGTAACTTTTCTTTACTATTGCTCATAGAAAATTACAGTCAAAATCATTCAGCTATCATATGTCTTCTGTTATATAATGTTATTATGTGAATTTATTCACCAATTCcacaaatcatttttatcattcatttcatcaaagaatatggaaaaaaaaaaaaaaaaagcatagtaTTCATTTCttagcttttaaattataaaagaaaagcacatattaaaatttttttcctaatgaaTTGCTATtgtattgctaatgaggatggttcgagtttcattctaaaaataaaaagaattgttgaaaattatgctaaaaaaatttttaaattaaataaaagaatcagaTGATACAATTAatattcaggggtgtttgtgctccggggaaaccccggaattccggggattttgaactttgatccccggaatttccggggatcgtcgttcaaaaggaagtaggaataataatgaattatttattttgatctaggtaattttgtttgctttgaaagcagaaaacgcaaggtcagtgtgtgtggtgaaaacttttcctttctttctccaaaggcagtgataatgcgtgaaaaaggggaaaaaacttctgttttgttctttccttattgcgagttatgactcattccccctgttctcggacattctcttctggattctttttggcaagtaggcgcggcagaaaaaaaagggggagacttcgttcgaccagatgtgcgataacgtgactctgggttcaaaggtcttatctctcctggcgtggcgccaataagtagagaagggggatttttcgccgtattagctatttgtcattgatcacttcgcaacttttttttctccgctgtgttaaattttagtttcatttattgatgcacgtgtaaatttttcgtttcgcttattgaaatatttttttatttatgtacgcaagagaatttcatttagaaatttcagcatatgaaacagaaattaccccttaaaaattcatatctaattagttttacagcattagatccagagctaagaggtaaaaccagtacaatattagcttttgaaaaattatcatcttttatgtcccatatttttagtgataatgaaaagtcaaaagtagaagctgaaataaggttataccagagtgatattgatatcaccaaagaaatgctctacacatctgatgaaagtggaaatcaagtcaagtgtacaattgataaatattggtctaaagtttttaatttaaaagatgatttcacaaatgattataagtatcctacattggctaaattggtcaaagcctgccttagctgcttccatggcccattagtggaaagtgcattcaacttaatggatacacttgtcactgactatagaacctctcttaagattgattccctagatgcagtgcagactattaaatatgatttaatggcttctaaagaaacctcatgtgaaaaatatggctcaaaaaatccaatgactgatccaattcacaaagatctcttactgaatatgaacagaagttggaaaacatatcaagaggacttaaaaacatgtatttcagatgagtcacctataaaagtctctgaaaaacctacattagcagaaaagcaaactgcttctacctctgcatgtgcagttctcgaggaaatttcttcaactgtaaatgaggaaaataaaagtcaaccttcctgcaattatgaagttcaccacaaaagaaagacaagcccacaaacatcagaaaataaaaaaaagcagcagaaattagataatttttttaaaaagaattaattcaggtaatttaaaatatttgcataaaatgtagtagtttatatgtttgaaaatttatggttattaattttgcaaaaaaagtaattcattgaacttttataattaggtcattcaatacttcataattgtaatttttcatttctcccccccccctctcgaaactccaaaatgccggtaataagtccgtaaaagtttcaggggattttttggggtcccacaaacacccctgaatatTGCAAAGGTAACGAATTTAAATATGGTAGTTCaaatttgtgtaataatattttaaaaggtcaCAATAAAAGCTTTGCTTGGTTTTTAATGACGAAAAAATTTCTCCAAGGTGCACCTTTTCACGCACCAGTACATATTTGTACTAAAAGTGGTAACACACAAAAATAAGCTTTGTCGccttattattaagaaattgctACTATCTGTAAATGGTTAAGGAAATGGTATTgatgaacaaataatattattgtttgataaatttttaagcatacactgcagcctttttaaaaaatgttttattgttttatataactcTTATATTAAAAGGtatgaactgaaatattttacatgctGATAAAAGAATTTCCAATTGTATGTTTAAAACCTTTGAGGAAATAATTTTggggaataataaaatattacattttgaatattaatttaatagatcGGATAAAACTGTTCTGGGTTCTGCTGGTTGTTGGTGTGATGTACTTACTCTAACAAGGATTCTTGAAGCAAGAAtgaaggtaaaaatatttcatttctgtatgagtttttttctcttacatctttttaaactttttaaaggaTTATATGATATGATGAGCAATCAATTTAATTCCTAAAAGGTAATCAAACTCTTTCTAAaactataaatttctattaaaaatattaaaatttcaatatatttatcttGCATATTAAAGTATATCATTTCGTAAGCTATGTTAATGAATTTAGTATGGTTTTTATAaagattgaaattctttttaagaaaaaatagtttttcaaaaatgtgatttttgttaACAGTACTTATAAAATGCAGATGTCACTTCTGAATTTAACAAGGTTAACTTTAACTTGAATACTAAACTTCtttatttgtaaatcaaaatgctgtaattaaaagatttgaaattcaaaaagttgtgaaatgttttaataactatgcaatcctttttttttttttttttttttttttttgataaattttttatagatgtaTCGGCATGAACATAATAAAGAGATGAGCACTCCTGCAGTTTCTCAACTGTTGTCTGCATTGCTATATTATAAGAGATTTTTCCCATATTATGCATCTAATGTGGTTGCAGGTTTGGATGAAGATGGTAAgggaatttcattttctaaaaattgtctttcaatgctcttgaaaattataacttactaagaatatttttagtaatgaaaaagTCCATaggattaaaattatgattcaatctttttgttatatcttttatttaaatttgttttgaacaatttgaagcagttaaaaaaaatttgttgaaaagaaaaaatttttttcaggtaAAGGTCGTGTTTACAGTTATGATTCCATTGGCAGTAAAGGATGTGAAAAGTATATAGCAGCTGGATCTTCCCAACATTTACTGCAGCCATTGTTAGATAATCAAGTTAGTTTAAccagaatttttttgtttttatttgtttaaaatttctttcagaattttttgtatGGTGATACTTTTTAGAACATACAGTaattgactttatttttattacacttttgatatatatatatatatatgtatcagaAAAGTTAAGTATTTATGTGatgtgaaataataaaagataagttATTTAAAGCAgctaaatagtttaatatttaaaaaatgaaaaatcataatggaaagattaaattattatcttttatgcttcacaatttaataattttgttattgcagttcattaatttataatatatcattttggagcaaaaaaagaaaaagaccatAGATTATAAGgcttttttaagataaaaaataaataaataaaaaaaatatttaataaaagtcttgtttctttttatttgaaattaaggttattattcttattttcaggCTGCTTTTAAGAACATGGAAGGGGAACGCCCACCACCCTTGACCTTGGAAAAAGCCATATCTTTAGTGCAAGATGTTTTCACCTCAGCTGCAGAAAGAGATATATATACTGGTGATAGTGTTGTGATGAACATAATCACTAAGGATGGCATCAAGCAAGATACATTTTCTCTTCGAAAAGATTAAACTGTATGCTTTCTTACATAAATATTGTCCTTTTTCCAATACATGTatctttttcagaataaaattgtaATGCTCTTAAGCtaattgtttttacattttttaaaaatttgtatgtacATACTTTTTTTTCGCATACCATGTTTTGATGTTATCATTACCTACAGGAACATCATgtggacaaaaatatttatagacagGTGGCCCTTGAAAGATTCACCCTGAAATAGCAGAGTAAAAATAAGCTGATGGAAAAAGAGGTTTATAAAGGCAATGCATATGAGAGATGTATACAAGATGTGTAGCATcattaaaaagttcttaaatttttataccatttttaagaatcttgaaaatgcttaatttttaaaaagggttctcataaagtgcttaattttttgaagaagtgcaaggaaaacatgtttttatttaccCAGACATTGAATATGATAAATCGGAAGCGTGGTCATAAGAGTTTGTTACTGGAAATATTAAGAAAGATAACCAACTAAAGGGGATTAGTAAAAGGAATACAGGGTAAAATAGATTCGAAGATGTCAACATGAATTAAGATAATGCTTAATGACATTTACCCCCCTTGCTCTCTCTTTCTTCAACAGTAAGTATTcttgtttattgaaataacaaaacagtTATCGGGAAGAAGCACTTGAAGATGAAGAAGTATGTACTGCCACTTGAAGAAGATTCgaagttcaatttttaatgttttagatgttgaagaatttatttctgttttatctaATAAATGTACATTGAACCTTTTATGCTTTGTTAAAGGATATACATATGAGTCTgatcaaaagaaaataagaataaagcaaGATTAATTTGATGTGCCAAATGGATGTATTGAACATGAGAGAATCTGCTGTAACAACACTTAACAGTGAAACCTCTCTAGTATGTTCTTTCTCATTAATATGTCTTTTGAAGCCATAAGTTTTCAATGATTATGATTTCTttcacagtttatttatttatttaatgtatccattcatttgaaaatgatttgCTGGAGCAATTTtgccaaatttaatttcttctaaaagatTTCTGATGCATCtagtacttaaatttttttaagaaaattagaaacctttttaaaatttttatttcccagggtttaaattcttacatttttttaaacggaTTTCTCTTTTTGTGTAACATTTAaaccttttgttttattttttatttttacctcaCTAAAATTTTTATCCAGGCTTGATTTCTTCGACTGACAGCAACATGCACTGTAAACCAATGAAGTTAGAAACATGGAATTTGGCAGGAAATTGTTTCTTAGAAATTTGAGCCCCGCtaagaacatatttttcaaaatttgaatttaaaaaatgaaaacagaattttaatgcgTTCCCTCcataatataaaagcatattatcatacaaaaattatttttgcaccatgttacagttttttttaagtagtttttgaattgcatcaaatttgtttgaatgaatgcacttgtttttctttcattttggttACTTGAAAAATTAAGGCACAGTTTGaaaccataattttttattatgaaattgagAACAATATTATTGTTATGTGGAATAGTTGTATCGCATGATTTTACTGTTGTTAACATcgcgataaaaataaatactttctttgctttaaattaacTTGTAAAGCAGTTCTTTGAATAACATTCTTCACTTGATGACTGAAGTAAATTTTGAGACAATACAATATATTGTCTTGTGCTGgatttaaaagatacattttaaaaatgtatttaatgtgaattaattataaaatgtagaattaccttttatttatttttgcatacaagttaaaaatcatgtttttattaaagttttgaaatgtgtAACGTTCTAAAAAACCCTTCATTGAACATTAGAAGTAATTTTTTGTAGTTgatcatttctaaatattgtaattctttttagtttaaaaattttgatctaaaaaaattcaattaaaacatggCATTGTTCTTTCATCAATTTCATAGCAGTTTTGCAAATCTGATGTTGGTAGCAAATTTAGAAGACTTTATAAGGCTACAAATAAAATGTTCAGGATTGCTAAATATGGTGCATTAGTGCTGAAGGAAATTAACATTCTCATCCCAGCAATGGTGAATTTTATTTGCTGCTgcaaagacaaaaatttaatacaaactttTAAGTTATGCTGTATTTCTgcataaatgttgataaattcaaaattgatataccATCCAAATTAACTTGTTATCTATTAATCTTATGAAATGTTGGAAGGGATTTCAGATTTTTACTATTACTCTtataaaaattggattaatttttgacattgataatttttttttcatttttatgtttctgtcgaaaccaaaacacacacacacacacacacaaaaaaaacatgttttataattgaaaacattttgtaaatattaaaattttaaaaatatacagttaaaataatttttttaataaaaactagctatttttataaaacaaacattcTAGTTTAGAAACTATTAAACCTTTATGTATAACTAAGGAACTTAGTTATACATTAGTATAACTTAGAAACTATTAAACCTTTATGTATAACgcctttttttgggggggggggtaattttccttaatttttgtattaatttctcaATAAACACCCAGGGGGGATGCACAACTTTAGTTTAGcatcaatattgttacaaaattccTTTGGCGAATGTATAATGAGAAATTCATCAAGctcaataatatataatgatacttttattgcaaaacacAGCCGAAACGTACACAaagcagcatttttaaaaatcagcgaCACAAAAGAAACcgcaaatctttattaaaaaaccGCAATAGCCCAGTTCACCGCATGTGTGAAGTCTGTCTCAAAAATCACTTAACTATATCGTTTTCATTTTCTCGCGTTTATACAGACTTTGACAGGACAACGAATCTTCTGATCTCAAATCCCAATAGAGCTGTCGCCAAAATACCTGCAATTTCTAGGACCTGAATTTTTGACGCTAAAGTCAGGCATTGACCTCgcatgcattgaaaaaaaaaaaaaaaaaaaaaaacgtgtaaaactctttttttatatatatataaatgcaaaaggataatattatatatttttaatattttcccccTGTTCTAAGGCTGCAGTTTCATTAAAGAAAGCTACAACTTTCAGTCTGATATAAAACTAGTCCATTAACGTGAATAACTTTTGCCTGACGTTGAGTGATCTCTAAATTTTGTCGATATTGTCGCGGTTGTGGATacatgcatatcaaatttcatgaaattttattgaattgattttgagatgtcATGTTTTCCGTGAATCAATCACAGTAAAATAGTCAtttctattttccaaaaaaaagaagaagaaggaaaaaaaaaaacacgtttatatattgcatttgaaattaattcatccAAATAGGTTGGAATCAAATGTAGTTTTCACTCCTTTTTaacaaaaatgccaaaaataagcaaactacGGCTGAGTAGGTTGGGAGtaaaccctttctagggccgtgggaagtatgcttcccaccaaatttatctatctttgtatgaaattatgtaagttggcataagttctgataaattttttgagaaagacagaaacttagatgcttcagttctttatcttacacaaaatgatgtgccttgatttgttacttaattattaattaaccaaattaattaattaatcaaattaaatttatctaataagctaaatgaatctcttttcttattctaatttcaagcctaaaaatatttaaacataatatgactagaaaaaaatgaacctttaaagggttaatataaacatatcaaatattattttggagaattttacgataaaaataaaatcaaacattcattttcatttaaaaataccacTGTTTCCGGTTTCATTTTTACTTGCTGTGCattattgaaactactgtatctatagttctattttacatatattaaaaacatagtatgttttagaatctacaaagtttggactttattttcaaatcattaaaaaaaaaaaaaatcacatttttctgGAAGAAGCATTTTtacaacctagtcggataccttaacgATGGTATAAGGCCCTTTCCAATTCTGTTGCAAAACAGATTTCTCCATCGCCTCGGATTACATCTAAACTTGATAGCCCTCCTCACAAAAGTGGTCTGTTTCTTCACTGCATAGATTTAATTAGCTCTTTCTTGTACTCTTCCCAAAAGTGCTTCTAAATCATTCATGCATTCATTCGGGGAGGAAGGCATCACTGTTGTTCAAAAGAGAATATAATAGTGCAATGGCAGCATTCGACCAAATATCCCCTAATGGTATCCACTCCCTTTATGTACCGCACAGTTTTTATGCAGAAGAAAAGAATTGGCAATTGTGTATCCCAATTAATCTGTTTCTTCTAAACAAGAAGGATGAATTGAAAAATGTCTTGTCTACGCTATCGGATATAAGATGTAATGCTGTCTTTCGAATTTTCAGAACTTTCAAAAGTTTGCGAAGTTCAGGAATTAAAGTTTTTGCCTTGATCCCAATGTAATACATAAGAATTCAATAATGCGAAATCCATCTTCGAACATTCCTCCGCTACCGTTGAGACTTCCAGATTGGGAATGAGAACTACTTTGTCACTTGATAAAATAGTATATCAATACTAGGACATACTGATTGCGTTTCAAGTTACAAAGAAGattctagaatatttaaaatcatttcttcaaAGCCTGCATGCAAATTTTAGTGCTGTAGACGAAATTATTGAAAGGTATTTAACTAGTCCTTTTTGGTTTTGCAAACTTGGCAATTCTATGTATTATTTCACAATGTCGAGCGAAGTTGATCCCAGTAAAATCGCTTTCGAATTTCACTTGAAAGTTTCCATGATTTCAAAATACCCTTTACTTGCGCTGTCATAAGATATTGCAGAACTTCTTGAATTTTGCTCTTTGGGAAGATTGGTTTTCATCGAAGAGAGCTTCCCTTTCAGTATAAAATATCCagcaacattgttacgatatctacGATACTGGCCGGCATACGGAATATCGGATAATATTATggagatattgtacaatatcttgtgctaatagaatTCCATCGTCACTCTCCACCTAAAACATCATCTTTAAGATGTAAGAAATTTCAAAGTGCCCAATATCGTTTCTAACAGGACTTGTACGATTTCTTGCTAAGATGGTCGATCCGACGAATTTATTTCCCCCATAACTGGGCTAATATCTAGATCTTGCAACTGtatatgtgttttttaaatttcaattgaaaaccAAGATCCACGGCTATCGTTgttaaaaaatttcctaaaattaataTCCATTTCCCTGCAGAATGTTTCCTCGGTTTTCAAGCAATTCTCAATACAGGGTTTTGGAGAAACAGTATCTGCATTCCCATGTAAGGtgctgtggtgaatagcttataatccagttaacaactacgctgcaggagcaattgcttttgtatcatggtcatgttactggactgcgaaccacaagatcccaggttctatcctcgtgcaTCCCAATCAGCCACAGTGCCTTTGCAATGTTGAATTTCGAaatcatatttctgaaatttttgaatccaGCGAGCTATTTGGCATATTGTTGGTGTCATGTTTCATTACCTCAAACTGATCGCTGCGCCACATTTTTgagctaattttttatatttttttttattgaaatgtatatcCTTCAAATATGAAGGCGTTAACATCGATTGGTTCTCTTGCCAGGGCGTTCCAAACAGgaatactttaatttgaatcaacCTGTATACTGTCTAAATACACAGGAATTTTTTCTCCTTTGTCCACATCCCATTCTTCTCTAGGTCTACgataaaaaagaacttaaaaaaaaaatccaagttgAAATTAGATGGAGTGGTAATATCTGTGTTGAAATTTTCTAGATTCATATTCGATTGATGCATCCGGTTTCCCGTATCTCTCTGCTTTCCCATAGTAATCTTTAAAGAATTGGTAGGAATTGTATAAATAAGTTGTTCCATTAATTTCTAAGCCAAGTCTTTTCTTAAAAGAGTTACATTTGTACCTGTATCcatcaatataaaatatggtATACTACAAACAAATCCTTCTAAATGGGATTCGTTCTTCAAGTGCGAAAACTTTCAATCATTCTTTCGGGCTTTACTGAGATAAGTCAGCTTCCGCTCCACAAACGAACAATCAGTTTCTTTTCTTGATTGGAGTTAATCATTTGGATTGTACATTCTCCTTCCGGCCGGGATAGCCTCGTTGGTAGGGCATTgaattcgcatcccttgggttgtgagttcgaacccgtcagccgaagactctccgtgtgtggtggtgactggcgcacgtataaatctgtcgggGTCACAAAGTCCCCCATGTTGAGCGTAATACCACTGGGGCTACGGCATCAAAAGTAAGCGTTCTCAggttcaagtctaaattacgatccggttgaataaatgaaatgcttGAATGAAATTCGCCCCGTAAGaaggttgtgacgcgtgagtagctaagtcgtactcttgaccctagatggcgctactgaaaaacaagagacgcaaaaATTTTGGCTTACATTCACTAACTTAGTCAGcaggtttgtctatgacaagtgtcatcagaaacaacaacaacattctCTTTTTTACAGCATTTCCAACAAGTCACGTTTGACTTTTGTCTCGGGGAGTTTTCCCTTTTAGCAGCTAGACTATtcgataatttttcaaagttttcaataagtattcttatttattttgtttacctTTACATGTATTATTTTCTGTCCTTAATGATCTTCGGTATCTGAATGACTTATTAacaattttcttcagaaatatttcatactGTATGCTAAAGCTAATTTTGAATTGGCGAAGGCACGTCGACGAAATATCGA
Above is a genomic segment from Argiope bruennichi chromosome 1, qqArgBrue1.1, whole genome shotgun sequence containing:
- the LOC129980868 gene encoding proteasome subunit beta type-1-like, which gives rise to MSAIMNLHQNHTEMFSQPKQVGFSPYESNEGSIVAIGGEDFAIIASDTRLSTGYSIYSRNQPKLFKLSDKTVLGSAGCWCDVLTLTRILEARMKMYRHEHNKEMSTPAVSQLLSALLYYKRFFPYYASNVVAGLDEDGKGRVYSYDSIGSKGCEKYIAAGSSQHLLQPLLDNQAAFKNMEGERPPPLTLEKAISLVQDVFTSAAERDIYTGDSVVMNIITKDGIKQDTFSLRKD